A genomic segment from Peribacillus sp. ACCC06369 encodes:
- the ptsP gene encoding phosphoenolpyruvate--protein phosphotransferase — MSTLISGIAASNGIAIAKAYRLTEPDLSIEKRSIEDVGAEISRFKEAIQKSTVELEIIREKAEKDLGADKAAIFDAHLLVLADPELITPIQDKIQSENVNAEFSLNETASMFITMFEQMDNEYMKERAADIRDVTKRVLSHLLGVHIPNPSMIAEEVIIIAEDLTPSDTAQLNPAYVKGFTTDIGGRTSHSAIMARSLEIPAVVGAKSVTSSIENGDLVIIDGLKGEVHINPTPELVKRYEEEQEAYALQKAEWAKLVHEQTVTKDGHHVELAANIGTPKDLEGVHQNGGEGIGLYRTEFLYMGRNDFPSEEEQFEAYKAVLEGMSGKPVVVRTLDIGGDKELPYLELPKEMNPFLGYRAIRLCLNEQEIFRTQLRALLRASIYGDLKIMFPMIATLAEFREAKAVLAEVRQELLDNGVQVAEKIEVGIMVEIPSTAVMADIFAKEVDFFSIGTNDLIQYTMAADRMNERVSYLYQPYNPAILRLVKMVIDAAHKEGKWAGMCGEMAGDEVAIPILIGMGLDEFSMSATSILKARSLISQLSLEEMKKLSQEVLVLDTNDNVKEAVVNALKQ, encoded by the coding sequence GCATAGAAGATGTCGGGGCGGAAATATCCCGTTTTAAGGAAGCTATTCAAAAGTCAACAGTTGAATTGGAGATAATCAGGGAAAAAGCCGAAAAGGACTTAGGGGCCGATAAAGCCGCTATTTTTGACGCGCACCTGCTTGTTTTGGCTGATCCGGAACTTATCACTCCAATTCAAGATAAAATACAATCGGAAAACGTCAACGCTGAGTTTTCCTTAAATGAAACCGCAAGCATGTTCATTACGATGTTTGAACAAATGGATAATGAATACATGAAGGAACGTGCAGCGGATATCCGTGACGTTACGAAACGGGTGTTGTCACATCTTTTAGGTGTTCATATTCCAAATCCAAGCATGATTGCTGAAGAAGTGATCATCATTGCGGAGGATTTGACTCCTTCCGATACAGCACAATTGAATCCGGCTTACGTCAAAGGATTTACGACCGATATCGGTGGACGTACATCCCATTCAGCCATAATGGCGCGTTCATTGGAAATTCCAGCAGTCGTTGGAGCAAAGTCAGTAACCTCGTCCATTGAAAATGGTGACTTGGTCATTATTGATGGCTTAAAGGGTGAAGTGCACATCAATCCTACTCCTGAACTCGTGAAACGCTACGAAGAGGAACAGGAAGCATATGCTTTGCAAAAGGCTGAGTGGGCGAAACTGGTTCATGAACAAACTGTTACAAAAGATGGTCATCATGTGGAATTGGCTGCCAATATCGGTACGCCGAAAGATCTAGAGGGCGTTCATCAAAATGGCGGTGAAGGCATCGGGTTATACCGTACGGAATTTCTTTATATGGGCAGAAATGACTTTCCGAGTGAAGAAGAACAGTTCGAGGCATACAAAGCGGTGCTGGAAGGAATGTCAGGAAAGCCTGTAGTCGTCAGAACGCTTGACATAGGCGGAGACAAGGAGTTACCTTATCTAGAGCTTCCTAAGGAAATGAATCCTTTCCTTGGTTACCGTGCGATTCGCCTCTGCTTAAATGAGCAGGAGATTTTCCGGACCCAGCTCCGTGCCCTGCTTCGTGCAAGCATTTACGGTGATTTGAAAATCATGTTCCCGATGATTGCAACATTAGCTGAATTCCGCGAAGCAAAAGCCGTCTTGGCTGAAGTTAGACAGGAATTGCTTGATAATGGTGTTCAAGTTGCCGAAAAAATTGAAGTCGGAATTATGGTTGAAATCCCTTCAACTGCTGTGATGGCTGATATATTTGCTAAGGAAGTCGATTTCTTCAGCATAGGCACTAATGACTTGATTCAGTATACGATGGCCGCTGACCGAATGAATGAGAGAGTATCTTATTTATACCAACCATATAATCCAGCGATTTTACGCCTTGTTAAAATGGTTATAGATGCAGCTCATAAAGAAGGGAAATGGGCCGGGATGTGCGGTGAAATGGCTGGAGATGAAGTGGCTATCCCGATCTTGATCGGAATGGGCCTTGATGAATTCTCAATGAGTGCCACTTCCATTTTAAAAGCACGTTCCTTAATCAGCCAACTTTCGCTTGAAGAGATGAAAAAACTATCTCAGGAAGTTTTAGTGCTGGATACGAATGATAATGTGAAAGAAGCGGTAGTTAACGCTTTGAAGCAATAA
- a CDS encoding SDR family oxidoreductase, with translation MELHLEKKNALILASSQGLGKAMAAELVKEGANVMLASRDGEKLAAVQRELSQLGAGKVAYMVTDITKAEDIKSLVGKTVEELGGIDILINNAGGPPGGSFTDFNDEEWQQSFELNLLSFIRTIRESLPHLKKQGGKIVNIASSSIKEPIPGLILSNTFRTAIVGLSKTLASELAPDRILVNTVGPGRIATDRVQHLDKMNAEKQGVSPEKVTEQSINKIPLGRYGEPEEFAKFVTFLVSGANTYLTGQSYLVDGGMIKSI, from the coding sequence ATGGAATTACATTTGGAAAAGAAAAATGCTTTGATTTTAGCTTCAAGCCAAGGTTTGGGAAAGGCGATGGCAGCAGAATTGGTAAAAGAAGGAGCAAATGTCATGCTAGCCAGCCGTGATGGTGAAAAGCTTGCCGCCGTGCAAAGGGAATTATCACAGCTTGGGGCTGGTAAAGTGGCTTATATGGTAACGGATATAACAAAGGCTGAAGATATTAAAAGCTTGGTTGGGAAAACTGTTGAAGAGTTGGGCGGTATCGACATTCTTATTAATAACGCCGGTGGGCCCCCAGGGGGATCATTTACAGATTTCAATGATGAAGAATGGCAACAATCTTTCGAACTTAATTTACTAAGCTTCATAAGGACGATTCGTGAGAGCTTGCCGCATCTAAAAAAACAGGGCGGAAAAATCGTAAATATTGCATCTTCATCCATTAAGGAACCGATTCCTGGATTGATATTATCGAATACATTCCGGACTGCAATCGTGGGGTTGTCAAAGACGTTAGCTTCCGAGTTAGCTCCAGACCGGATTTTGGTCAATACAGTTGGTCCTGGAAGGATTGCAACGGACCGCGTTCAGCACCTTGATAAAATGAATGCAGAAAAACAAGGCGTCTCACCTGAGAAGGTCACTGAACAATCCATCAATAAAATCCCACTTGGCCGTTATGGGGAACCCGAGGAATTTGCCAAGTTCGTTACTTTCCTTGTTTCAGGTGCTAATACATATTTAACTGGCCAGTCCTATTTAGTTGACGGAGGAATGATAAAGTCCATTTAA
- a CDS encoding aminotransferase A, whose translation MEHLINPLVKEVQISGIRKFYNMVAEIEGTISLTIGQPDFPTPMHIKEAAKQAIDNNYTVYTHNAGYQELREAASEYVKDKYKLSYDPSNEVIVTSGASEGIDITFRTILIPGNEVILPGPVYPGYEPIIKMCGANPIYADTTKNGFRLTADIIEKYITDQTRCIVLPYPSNPTGVTLSSKELLDIAELVRGKDIFILADEIYSELVFDQEHVSIATFLKEQTIVLNGLSKSHSMTGWRIGLLFAPAAVSQHILKVHQYNVTCASSISQRAALAALTAGKDDAIPMKTEYARRREYVYSRLQAMKLEIIKPNGAFYFFIKLPKGYTTSLDFCLKLVKQEKVAVVPGDAFSPLGEGYFRISYAYSMETLEKALDRIEAFLA comes from the coding sequence GTGGAACATTTAATAAACCCTCTAGTAAAAGAAGTTCAAATATCAGGGATCCGTAAATTCTACAATATGGTCGCTGAAATCGAAGGCACCATTTCCTTAACGATAGGACAGCCTGACTTTCCAACTCCAATGCATATTAAAGAAGCGGCAAAACAAGCAATCGATAATAATTATACCGTTTATACTCACAATGCCGGCTATCAGGAATTAAGGGAAGCTGCTTCTGAATATGTAAAGGATAAATACAAGCTTAGTTATGATCCATCGAATGAAGTTATAGTGACCTCGGGTGCAAGTGAAGGCATTGACATTACCTTTCGAACGATCCTCATCCCAGGGAACGAAGTAATATTACCAGGGCCGGTCTATCCAGGATACGAACCCATCATCAAAATGTGCGGTGCAAACCCGATTTATGCCGATACAACAAAAAATGGATTTCGTTTGACTGCAGATATAATTGAAAAGTACATAACTGATCAAACTCGTTGCATCGTCCTGCCATATCCATCGAATCCGACTGGGGTTACGTTGTCTTCCAAAGAATTATTGGACATTGCCGAACTGGTAAGGGGCAAGGACATCTTTATATTGGCGGATGAAATATACAGTGAACTTGTATTCGATCAGGAACATGTATCGATTGCCACGTTCTTAAAAGAACAAACCATCGTCCTGAACGGTTTGTCCAAGTCCCATTCCATGACCGGGTGGAGAATCGGCCTTCTGTTTGCGCCTGCAGCCGTGTCTCAGCATATCCTGAAGGTCCATCAATACAATGTGACTTGTGCCTCCTCCATATCGCAGAGAGCTGCGTTGGCTGCCTTGACCGCAGGTAAGGATGATGCCATTCCCATGAAGACAGAGTATGCACGGAGACGTGAATACGTATACAGTCGTTTACAAGCGATGAAACTGGAAATAATCAAACCAAATGGTGCCTTTTATTTCTTTATAAAGCTTCCGAAAGGCTACACCACCTCCCTCGACTTTTGCCTCAAGCTTGTTAAACAGGAAAAAGTGGCGGTAGTCCCTGGAGATGCTTTCTCTCCACTTGGCGAAGGGTACTTTAGGATATCCTATGCCTATTCAATGGAAACCCTTGAAAAGGCTTTGGACCGTATAGAAGCATTTTTAGCTTGA
- the corA gene encoding magnesium/cobalt transporter CorA, protein MIRTCAITSNQEVSFGLPLSEMDNTDIEWYWVDFSNPTNKEIELLSNHFHFHPLAIEDCLDDFNQRPKMDFYEDYQFLVIHALRQKVFRAVELDMFVGEKWIVTFHKEEMLELEKVWEEIPGNKMLKQGPFFLMHRIIDRIVDEFFPPVYKMESELGSIEDNTENETINELMDQLFDLRTDMSRLRRTILPMRDLLYRMISSERLNYLKDQHLYFTDVYDHLLKLTEMLESYRDFSSDIRDSYLSVNSNNMNSTMMTLTVITTIFMPLTFIVGVYGMNFQYMPELNWHYGYFLVLGMMGGIALMMFLFFVKKGWLTPRKRSRKS, encoded by the coding sequence ATGATAAGGACTTGCGCAATTACTTCTAACCAAGAAGTCAGTTTTGGTTTGCCGCTATCAGAAATGGATAATACGGATATCGAGTGGTATTGGGTGGATTTTTCCAACCCCACAAACAAGGAGATCGAACTTTTATCCAATCATTTTCACTTTCATCCGCTGGCAATTGAAGACTGCCTGGATGATTTTAACCAACGTCCCAAAATGGATTTTTATGAGGACTACCAATTTCTTGTGATTCATGCTCTCAGGCAGAAGGTATTTAGAGCAGTTGAATTGGATATGTTTGTTGGTGAAAAATGGATTGTCACTTTTCATAAGGAAGAAATGCTTGAACTTGAAAAGGTGTGGGAAGAAATTCCTGGAAATAAAATGTTGAAGCAAGGTCCCTTTTTCTTGATGCACAGGATAATTGACAGGATCGTCGATGAATTTTTCCCTCCTGTGTATAAAATGGAAAGCGAATTGGGGAGCATTGAGGACAATACTGAAAATGAAACGATAAACGAATTGATGGATCAGCTATTCGATTTACGAACGGATATGTCCAGGCTCCGTCGGACCATTTTACCGATGCGTGATTTATTATACAGGATGATTTCATCAGAGCGTCTGAATTACTTAAAAGATCAGCACCTGTATTTTACTGATGTGTACGATCATCTTCTTAAATTAACTGAAATGCTGGAATCTTACCGAGATTTCTCCTCCGATATCCGGGATAGTTATTTGTCGGTGAACTCTAATAATATGAATTCAACGATGATGACATTGACTGTAATCACTACAATTTTCATGCCGCTGACCTTCATAGTAGGCGTATATGGGATGAATTTTCAATACATGCCGGAATTGAATTGGCACTATGGCTATTTCCTCGTCCTTGGAATGATGGGCGGAATTGCTTTGATGATGTTTTTATTCTTTGTTA